The Lutibacter profundi genome includes a region encoding these proteins:
- a CDS encoding aspartate carbamoyltransferase catalytic subunit: MSQLSVQHLLGIKHLKVTDIDLIFKTANHFKEVINRPIKKVPSLRDITIANLFFENSTRTKLSFELAEKRLSADIINFSASQSSVKKGETLIDTANNILSMKVDIIVMRHPNVGACDFLSKNVHAKIINAGDGTHEHPTQALLDSYSIREKLGTVKDKKIVIIGDILHSRVALSNIYALKLQGAEVKVCGPKTLIPKHIESLGVSIEYSLKKALDWCDVANVLRVQNERMKINYFPSTREYSQLFGINKKILDSLDKKIVIMHPGPINRGVEITSDVADADQSIILNQVENGVAIRMAVIYLLAQQIVQ, translated from the coding sequence ATGAGCCAGTTAAGCGTACAACATCTTTTAGGAATAAAGCATTTAAAAGTTACTGATATTGATTTAATTTTTAAAACGGCTAATCACTTTAAAGAAGTTATCAATAGACCTATAAAAAAAGTACCTTCACTTAGAGACATAACCATAGCTAACTTATTTTTTGAAAATAGTACACGTACAAAACTATCTTTTGAACTAGCTGAAAAAAGATTATCTGCCGATATTATTAATTTCTCAGCCAGTCAGTCTTCTGTAAAAAAAGGCGAAACACTTATAGACACAGCCAACAATATACTATCTATGAAAGTTGATATTATTGTTATGCGACATCCCAATGTAGGCGCTTGTGATTTTTTATCAAAAAATGTGCACGCTAAAATAATAAATGCAGGAGACGGAACCCATGAACATCCAACACAAGCACTTTTAGATTCATACTCAATTCGTGAGAAATTAGGAACTGTTAAGGATAAAAAAATTGTAATTATAGGTGATATTTTACATTCTAGAGTTGCTCTTTCAAATATTTATGCCTTAAAATTACAAGGTGCAGAAGTTAAAGTTTGCGGCCCTAAAACTTTAATTCCAAAACACATTGAAAGTTTGGGAGTTAGTATTGAGTATAGTTTAAAAAAAGCTTTGGATTGGTGTGATGTTGCAAATGTTTTAAGAGTCCAAAATGAACGTATGAAAATTAATTATTTCCCTTCTACTAGAGAATATTCACAACTTTTTGGCATCAATAAAAAAATACTAGATTCACTAGATAAAAAAATTGTAATTATGCACCCTGGCCCAATAAACAGAGGGGTTGAGATTACAAGCGATGTTGCTGATGCTGATCAATCAATCATTTTAAATCAGGTTGAAAATGGCGTTGCCATACGTATGGCTGTTATCTATTTACTAGCACAACAAATAGTTCAATAA
- a CDS encoding J domain-containing protein, which yields MAFIDYYKILGLKKNATENEIKKAYRKLARKYHPDLNPNNKEAEKKFKAVNEANEVLSHKENRKKYDKYGKDWEHAEHFEKAQKQQQQYQRSSQQKTYSDFSGSDYSDFFESMFGGGSSKRSSGSVKFRGQDYNAELQLDLRDVYKIHKRTLTVNGKNIRLTIPAGVKNGQIIKIKGHGGEGINGGPRGDLHIKFVIKNNTKFKLDNHNLHLTVDLDLYKAVLGGEVTVDTFDGKVKLKIKPETQNGTKVKLKGKGFPIYKKEGSFGDLYITYQIKIPTNLTKRENELFTELSKLRTS from the coding sequence ATGGCATTTATAGATTATTATAAAATATTAGGTTTAAAAAAAAATGCAACAGAAAACGAAATAAAGAAAGCATATAGAAAACTAGCGAGAAAATACCACCCAGATTTAAATCCAAATAACAAAGAGGCAGAAAAAAAATTCAAAGCAGTTAATGAAGCTAACGAAGTTTTAAGCCATAAAGAAAATCGTAAAAAATATGATAAATACGGAAAAGATTGGGAACATGCTGAACATTTCGAAAAAGCACAAAAACAACAGCAACAATATCAAAGAAGTTCTCAGCAAAAGACCTATAGCGACTTTTCTGGTAGTGATTATTCCGATTTTTTTGAATCTATGTTTGGAGGAGGTTCTTCAAAAAGAAGTTCTGGCTCTGTAAAATTTAGAGGTCAAGACTATAATGCTGAATTACAACTAGATTTAAGAGATGTTTATAAAATCCATAAACGAACTTTAACTGTTAATGGTAAAAATATTAGACTTACTATACCTGCCGGAGTTAAAAATGGTCAAATTATCAAAATTAAAGGCCATGGAGGAGAAGGCATAAACGGCGGACCAAGAGGTGATTTACATATTAAATTTGTAATTAAAAATAATACAAAATTTAAGTTGGATAATCACAATTTACACCTAACTGTTGATTTAGATTTGTATAAAGCAGTATTGGGAGGTGAAGTTACTGTTGATACATTTGATGGAAAAGTAAAACTCAAAATAAAACCAGAAACCCAAAATGGGACAAAAGTAAAACTGAAAGGAAAAGGTTTTCCTATTTATAAAAAAGAAGGCTCTTTTGGTGATTTGTATATAACTTATCAAATAAAAATTCCAACCAATTTAACAAAAAGAGAAAATGAATTATTTACTGAACTTTCAAAATTAAGAACATCATGA
- a CDS encoding CoA-binding protein: MKRTLVLGASINPNRYSYIAIQRLVEHKYEVRAVGRREGNICGVNIFKTKKIFKNIDTVSLYLGAKNQVEYYDYILKLNPKRVLFNPGTENSELEEILSLNNIAFERACTLVLLSIGAY, from the coding sequence ATGAAAAGAACTTTAGTGTTAGGAGCCTCAATTAACCCTAATAGATATTCATATATAGCAATCCAAAGACTTGTAGAACATAAGTATGAAGTTAGGGCTGTTGGAAGGAGAGAAGGTAATATATGTGGTGTTAATATTTTTAAAACTAAAAAAATATTTAAGAATATTGATACCGTAAGTTTATATTTAGGCGCAAAAAATCAGGTTGAATATTACGATTACATATTGAAATTAAACCCTAAACGTGTTTTGTTTAATCCTGGCACTGAAAATAGTGAGCTGGAAGAAATACTTTCTCTAAATAATATTGCTTTTGAAAGAGCCTGTACCTTGGTGTTATTGAGTATAGGAGCATATTAA
- a CDS encoding T9SS type A sorting domain-containing protein — protein MKKLLLITFLLFFSFSFAQQNRERSIVVSKNEPTLTLSSVTAYPNPFRLTTRINFRSTKNQLIEFSLKNLLGKTVYLEQINGKIGYNTIPFNRANLTKGMYIYTLQTETEIISKRLIIR, from the coding sequence ATGAAAAAACTACTTTTAATAACTTTTTTATTATTTTTTTCTTTTTCTTTTGCGCAGCAAAATAGGGAAAGGAGTATTGTTGTTTCTAAAAACGAACCTACACTAACATTATCATCCGTTACAGCATATCCAAATCCATTTAGATTAACTACTAGAATTAATTTTCGCTCTACTAAAAATCAATTAATTGAATTTAGTTTAAAAAATTTATTAGGGAAAACCGTATATCTTGAACAAATTAACGGTAAAATAGGCTATAATACAATACCTTTTAACCGTGCTAATTTAACCAAGGGCATGTATATTTACACACTCCAAACCGAAACTGAAATTATTTCAAAAAGATTAATTATTAGATGA
- a CDS encoding tetratricopeptide repeat protein, which translates to MSLTPRENNMPLLKFESMLKTDSVYFFDSIEFEQIIHYYIDSAKISLAKKAIKLGLTQHPKSVLLKLLQAELMIFDGETESASSLLKELQAIEPTNDEIYVQQAAIYSKSDNHKKAINLLKIALTYTDDEADILSMIGMEYLYLDDFNEARLNFAKCLEVDFEDYSSLYNIIYCFDMQNKHNEAIDYLDNYINKDPYSEVAWHQLGRQYFIVENYKEALRAFDFAVLIDEFFVGAYLEKAKTLEQLNNFEEAIDNYKITIELDDPTSFVFLRIGECYENLNKSTQAIQFYKKAVHEDPLLDKGWIAITNLNIKEKKYRKALFHINKALEIDEQNSKYWRKYAEICLNIDLFEEAENAFKQCLLLQDFDLTIWLGLSDVLCYLGEYDDALKYLLKSKSYFKNFAEIEYRLSGLCFKFKNDIKGKNYLTSALFINFEEQIILKELFPEVYKMKKVKNIINSFKKTSQ; encoded by the coding sequence ATGTCATTAACTCCAAGAGAAAATAATATGCCCTTATTAAAATTTGAATCAATGCTTAAAACTGATAGCGTTTATTTTTTTGATTCAATAGAGTTTGAACAAATTATACATTATTATATAGACTCAGCTAAAATATCTTTAGCTAAAAAAGCCATAAAATTAGGACTAACCCAGCATCCTAAATCGGTTTTATTAAAGTTGCTACAAGCCGAACTAATGATTTTTGATGGTGAAACAGAAAGTGCTTCAAGTTTATTAAAAGAATTACAGGCAATTGAACCTACCAATGATGAAATATATGTGCAACAAGCAGCAATATACTCTAAAAGTGACAATCATAAAAAGGCAATAAATTTATTGAAAATTGCATTAACTTATACAGATGATGAGGCCGATATTTTATCAATGATTGGAATGGAATATTTGTATTTAGACGATTTTAATGAAGCTAGGCTGAATTTTGCAAAATGTTTAGAAGTTGATTTCGAAGATTATTCATCTCTTTACAACATCATTTATTGTTTTGATATGCAAAATAAACATAATGAAGCTATTGATTATTTAGATAATTATATAAATAAAGACCCGTACAGTGAAGTTGCCTGGCATCAATTAGGACGGCAATATTTTATTGTAGAAAACTACAAAGAGGCCTTACGAGCTTTTGATTTTGCGGTACTTATTGATGAATTTTTTGTTGGAGCATATTTAGAAAAAGCAAAAACATTAGAACAACTTAATAATTTTGAAGAAGCCATTGACAATTATAAAATAACGATAGAGTTGGATGACCCAACATCATTCGTTTTTTTGCGAATAGGTGAATGTTATGAAAATTTAAATAAATCAACACAAGCAATTCAATTTTATAAAAAAGCAGTTCATGAAGACCCTCTATTAGATAAAGGATGGATAGCAATTACCAATTTAAATATAAAAGAAAAAAAGTACAGAAAGGCATTATTTCATATCAATAAAGCACTAGAAATAGATGAACAAAATTCAAAATATTGGCGCAAATATGCTGAGATATGTTTGAATATTGATCTTTTTGAAGAAGCAGAAAATGCATTTAAACAATGTTTATTACTACAAGATTTTGACCTTACAATATGGCTGGGTTTAAGTGATGTACTATGTTATTTAGGAGAATATGATGATGCACTAAAATACTTGTTGAAATCAAAATCATATTTTAAAAATTTTGCTGAAATAGAATATAGGCTAAGTGGCTTGTGTTTTAAATTTAAAAATGATATAAAAGGTAAAAATTATTTAACTTCAGCACTGTTTATTAATTTTGAAGAACAAATAATATTAAAGGAACTTTTTCCTGAAGTTTACAAAATGAAAAAGGTAAAAAACATTATAAATAGTTTCAAAAAAACTTCACAATAA
- a CDS encoding ribonuclease Z translates to MSLKLTILGCHSATPRVNAHPTSQFLEIKNHNFLIDCGEGTQVQLRKHSIKFSKIKHIFISHLHGDHFFGLIGLISTFRLLNRETELHIYAPKGLKEIITLQLKLSNSWTSYPLYFHELTSLKSKLIFEDSKVEVHTIPLNHRIYTNGFLFKEKLGERKLNMTAINKYPEIQICDYQNLKIGRDYTLLNGNIIKNEVLTLAPSKPKSYAFCSDTSYFPEILPIVKNVNCLYHETTFLKDKEELAETTKHSTAEQAASIAKQAHVEQLMIGHFSSRYKDKTNFLQESKAIFPNTILAEEGKTFEIT, encoded by the coding sequence ATGAGTTTAAAACTCACAATTTTAGGTTGTCATTCTGCTACACCAAGAGTAAACGCACATCCAACCTCTCAATTTTTAGAAATTAAAAATCATAATTTTTTAATTGATTGTGGAGAGGGAACACAAGTGCAACTTAGAAAACACAGCATTAAATTTTCTAAAATTAAACATATTTTCATATCTCATTTACATGGTGATCACTTTTTTGGACTAATTGGTTTAATTTCAACATTTAGATTGTTAAATCGTGAAACAGAATTGCATATTTATGCCCCTAAAGGATTGAAAGAAATTATTACCTTACAACTAAAACTTTCAAATTCATGGACAAGTTACCCTCTTTATTTCCATGAATTAACCTCTTTAAAAAGCAAACTAATTTTTGAAGATTCAAAAGTAGAAGTACATACAATTCCTCTAAACCATAGAATATATACTAATGGCTTTTTATTTAAAGAAAAATTAGGAGAACGCAAATTAAATATGACTGCTATAAATAAATATCCTGAAATTCAAATATGTGACTATCAAAACCTAAAAATAGGAAGAGATTATACACTACTTAATGGAAACATTATTAAAAATGAAGTTTTAACCTTAGCACCTTCAAAACCTAAAAGTTATGCTTTTTGCAGTGATACTTCGTATTTTCCTGAAATTTTACCTATTGTAAAAAATGTAAACTGTTTATATCACGAGACTACGTTTTTAAAAGATAAAGAAGAATTAGCAGAAACAACTAAGCATTCAACTGCTGAACAAGCGGCAAGTATTGCCAAACAAGCACACGTAGAACAATTAATGATAGGTCATTTTAGCAGTAGATACAAAGATAAAACCAATTTCTTACAAGAATCTAAAGCTATTTTTCCAAATACTATTTTAGCTGAAGAAGGTAAAACATTTGAAATTACATAA
- the pyrR gene encoding bifunctional pyr operon transcriptional regulator/uracil phosphoribosyltransferase PyrR, which yields MSKKTLLNSKEIHIILHRLACQLIENHNSFEKTVVIGIQPRGVHLAKRLVSILQNDYNISKVKLGQLDITFYRDDFRRREAPLEASKTTIDFIIEGKNVVFIDDVLYSGRSIRAALTAIQSFGRPENIELLVLIDRRFSRHLPIQPDYTGRQVDVINKEKVTVHWKENDKKDAVYIINN from the coding sequence ATGAGTAAAAAAACACTACTTAACTCTAAAGAAATTCACATTATCTTACACCGATTAGCTTGTCAGTTAATTGAAAATCACAACAGCTTTGAAAAAACTGTTGTGATTGGAATTCAGCCAAGAGGAGTACATTTAGCGAAACGTTTAGTTTCTATTTTACAAAATGATTATAATATCTCTAAAGTTAAATTGGGGCAATTAGATATCACTTTCTACAGAGATGATTTTAGACGGCGTGAAGCCCCTTTAGAAGCTAGCAAAACAACGATCGATTTTATTATTGAAGGTAAAAACGTTGTTTTTATTGATGATGTGCTCTATTCAGGGCGAAGTATACGTGCAGCATTAACAGCCATTCAATCTTTTGGGAGACCTGAAAATATTGAACTTTTGGTATTAATTGATAGAAGATTCAGTCGCCATTTACCTATTCAACCAGATTATACAGGAAGGCAAGTAGATGTTATAAATAAAGAAAAAGTAACCGTTCATTGGAAAGAAAACGATAAGAAAGATGCAGTATATATTATAAATAATTAA
- a CDS encoding class I SAM-dependent DNA methyltransferase, with protein sequence MQHFDKQAKNWDNDPMKVKRAEIFAKEIRNYIHPKTTWNALEFGCGTGLLSYQLKDDFKTITLADNSKGMIDVLKNKIEKQSLTNFKPLLIDLLKDDLNIGKFNVVYMLMTLHHILDLNKVAKIFHALIKTDGYLCIADLVQEDGSFHANIPSFEGHNGFDKNQLSELLKNSGFKIEYYEICHVIEKKINSKIKKYPLFLMICKKAPL encoded by the coding sequence ATGCAACATTTTGATAAGCAAGCCAAAAATTGGGATAATGACCCAATGAAAGTAAAAAGAGCTGAAATTTTCGCTAAAGAAATTCGAAATTATATTCATCCAAAAACAACTTGGAATGCTTTAGAATTTGGTTGTGGAACTGGATTACTAAGCTACCAATTAAAAGATGATTTTAAAACAATTACACTTGCTGATAATTCAAAAGGAATGATTGATGTCTTAAAAAATAAAATTGAAAAACAATCTCTTACAAATTTTAAACCTCTTTTAATTGATTTGCTAAAAGATGATTTAAATATTGGGAAATTTAATGTAGTTTATATGTTAATGACACTTCATCACATACTCGATTTGAACAAAGTTGCTAAAATATTTCATGCACTCATAAAAACTGATGGATATTTATGTATTGCAGATCTAGTTCAAGAAGATGGTTCTTTTCATGCTAACATCCCTAGTTTTGAGGGGCATAATGGGTTTGACAAAAACCAATTGTCTGAGCTCTTAAAAAATAGCGGATTTAAGATAGAATATTACGAAATATGCCACGTGATTGAAAAAAAAATAAATTCGAAAATTAAAAAATACCCGTTATTCTTAATGATTTGTAAAAAAGCACCTCTTTAG
- a CDS encoding GNAT family N-acetyltransferase, protein MSSYKSYKTERLILEPTSNKDAEFILELLNTPKWIKYIGDRNVHSIEDAKNYIQHKMLPQLKKLGYANYTVITKSAKIKIGTCGLYNREGIDGIDIGFAFLPKYENNGFAFEAANKLIKTAFEELAIPKINAITTKKNFRSQKLLLKLGLKFNEIIKLPNDNEKLLLYTLNK, encoded by the coding sequence ATGAGTTCTTATAAATCTTATAAAACGGAGAGGTTAATACTTGAACCGACTTCTAATAAAGATGCTGAATTTATTTTAGAACTGCTAAACACTCCAAAATGGATTAAATATATTGGAGATAGAAATGTTCATTCAATTGAAGATGCTAAAAATTATATTCAACATAAAATGCTTCCTCAATTGAAAAAACTAGGCTACGCCAACTATACAGTTATTACAAAATCAGCTAAAATAAAAATAGGCACTTGTGGTCTTTATAATAGAGAAGGTATAGATGGTATAGACATTGGATTTGCCTTTCTTCCAAAGTATGAAAATAATGGGTTTGCTTTTGAAGCTGCAAATAAGCTTATTAAAACAGCATTTGAAGAGCTTGCTATTCCAAAAATTAATGCAATTACCACAAAAAAGAATTTTCGCTCTCAAAAACTACTACTAAAACTAGGTCTTAAATTTAATGAAATTATAAAACTCCCAAATGACAATGAAAAATTACTACTTTATACATTAAACAAATGA
- a CDS encoding chaperone modulator CbpM: MIKEDFITLDKLCSLYKVKMSFFSDLNEIGLIDILTIERTQCIHQDKIVDIEKMIRMHHDLNVNIEGIDIVFNLLQKIEDLQNELIAVKNRLY; the protein is encoded by the coding sequence ATGATTAAAGAAGATTTTATAACACTCGATAAATTGTGCTCTCTTTACAAAGTTAAAATGTCTTTTTTTAGCGATTTAAATGAAATAGGATTGATTGATATTTTAACTATTGAACGCACTCAGTGCATTCACCAAGATAAAATAGTGGATATTGAAAAAATGATACGAATGCATCACGATTTAAATGTTAATATAGAAGGGATAGATATTGTTTTTAACTTACTACAAAAAATTGAAGATTTGCAAAATGAATTAATTGCTGTAAAAAATAGATTATACTAG
- a CDS encoding 3-oxoacyl-ACP synthase III family protein: MYNSKITGLGYYVPDNIVTNEDLSKLMDTNDAWIEERTGIKERRWIKEGSEDTSAVMGAKASRIAIERAGLTKDDIDFIVFATLSPDYYFPGGGVQLQDMLDMRTIGALDVRNQCSGFIYAMSVADQFIKTGMYKNILVVGAEYHSGGLDKTTRGRGVSVIFGDGAGAAVLSRTEDNTKGILSTHLHSEGKHAEELTVLAPSIKHWVPAIIAANDKNDESYFPYMNGTFVFKHAVVRFSETIMEGLKSNNLDVADINMLIPHQANLRISQFVQRKFKLTDDQIYNNIMKYGNTTAASIIIALTEAWEKGKINEGDLVILAAFGSGFTWGSVIIRW, encoded by the coding sequence ATGTATAATTCAAAAATAACAGGGCTCGGCTATTATGTACCTGATAACATTGTTACAAATGAAGATTTATCCAAACTAATGGATACAAATGATGCATGGATTGAGGAGAGAACTGGTATTAAAGAAAGAAGATGGATAAAAGAGGGGAGTGAAGATACTTCTGCTGTTATGGGTGCTAAAGCATCTCGAATAGCTATTGAAAGAGCTGGGTTAACCAAAGATGATATAGACTTTATAGTTTTTGCAACATTAAGTCCAGATTATTATTTTCCTGGAGGAGGAGTTCAATTGCAAGATATGTTAGACATGAGAACCATTGGAGCATTGGATGTTAGGAATCAATGTTCAGGATTTATTTATGCCATGTCAGTAGCCGATCAGTTTATAAAAACAGGAATGTATAAAAATATACTAGTAGTTGGTGCTGAATACCATTCGGGTGGTTTAGATAAAACTACTAGAGGTAGAGGAGTTTCTGTAATTTTTGGCGATGGGGCAGGAGCCGCTGTGTTGTCAAGAACAGAAGATAATACTAAGGGAATTTTATCAACTCATTTACATTCAGAAGGAAAACATGCGGAAGAATTAACGGTGTTAGCACCAAGTATTAAGCACTGGGTTCCAGCAATAATTGCAGCCAATGATAAAAATGATGAAAGTTATTTTCCATATATGAACGGAACATTTGTATTTAAACATGCTGTTGTTCGCTTTTCTGAAACAATAATGGAGGGTTTAAAATCTAATAATTTAGACGTAGCAGATATTAATATGTTAATTCCTCATCAAGCAAATTTACGAATATCTCAATTTGTTCAACGAAAATTTAAATTGACTGATGACCAGATTTATAATAATATTATGAAATATGGTAATACCACAGCAGCTTCAATTATAATAGCTCTTACTGAAGCTTGGGAAAAAGGAAAAATTAACGAAGGTGATTTAGTTATTTTAGCAGCTTTTGGAAGTGGATTTACTTGGGGTAGCGTTATTATTAGATGGTAA